A segment of the Anaerohalosphaeraceae bacterium genome:
CGGCTGAGACCCTGCTGTTCTGTCAGGAGCTTGTCCGGGCCAAGGCCGCTTCCGCGGCCAATGTTATCAGACGCTATGCGTACAACCATCGCCATTCTGAGCTGACGAAAGCGTCGGAGGAGATTCTCCAGACAGCCGCCCGGGTGGACGAACAGCCCACTGTCGATGCGGTGCGGGGCATCGAAGGCCTGCTCGGCAGAATGTATTTTCAGGCCCTTGTTGAAATTTTTCATTCGCTCGAGATGGATTTTGGAGGTCGGGTCCGCCGCCCGCCGGCTGACCCGGTCAATGCCTGCCTGTCTTATGTGTATATGCTCCTGACTGCGCTGGCGCATAACGCCCTGCAGGCGACTCACCTGGACCCTTACTGCGGAATCATGCATGCTTCGATTCGGAATGCTCCGGCGCTGACGTTTGATTTTGTCGAGCAGTTCCGACAACCGATAGCGGACCGGTTTGTGATGCTTCTGTTTAACAAAAAAATCCTGCAGAAAGCGGACTTTCAGGTCGGCAGGGGGCAGCCGGCACCGGTTCTTTTGTCCGATGCGGCCCGAAAACGGCTGATTGCCGAATGGGAAACGTATCTGCATACCCCGCAGCGGCTGATGGAAAAACGCGAACCGCTCAGTCCGTTTTCGCTGATTTTCGAGCAGGCCGAAGAGCTGGAAAAGTCGATTCGGTCCGGGCGAATGTATCGCTTTTATCGGCTGTGTCTGTAGAGAATCTCGAGAATGTTTGTCGTGATTGCCTATGACTGTACGGATGATAAAAGGCGGCTGAGGGTCGCC
Coding sequences within it:
- the cas1 gene encoding CRISPR-associated endonuclease Cas1; its protein translation is MGTVYLQEQGAKVSRQGRRLLVSKEDQPLLSIPVHRLQRLVIIGRIQLTASALALLLDRGVSVVLLTARGQVRGTLLPPDSPRTELRRRQYALAGEPAETLLFCQELVRAKAASAANVIRRYAYNHRHSELTKASEEILQTAARVDEQPTVDAVRGIEGLLGRMYFQALVEIFHSLEMDFGGRVRRPPADPVNACLSYVYMLLTALAHNALQATHLDPYCGIMHASIRNAPALTFDFVEQFRQPIADRFVMLLFNKKILQKADFQVGRGQPAPVLLSDAARKRLIAEWETYLHTPQRLMEKREPLSPFSLIFEQAEELEKSIRSGRMYRFYRLCL